In a genomic window of Bacillota bacterium:
- the fliS gene encoding flagellar export chaperone FliS, whose product MLNANPYQQYQQNAVKSASPGELTLSLYNGKIKFTKQAILAIDKGDIETANHTIIRTQEIISYLMDTLNNDYEISNNLSSLYDYMNRRLTEANMKKDKAILEEVLGLIEELRDTWGEALKVTAGRK is encoded by the coding sequence ATGTTAAACGCTAATCCCTATCAGCAATACCAGCAAAACGCGGTCAAAAGTGCTTCCCCCGGAGAATTAACTCTGTCGCTCTATAACGGGAAAATAAAGTTTACTAAACAGGCCATCCTTGCCATAGATAAAGGTGATATCGAAACCGCAAACCACACAATAATCAGAACCCAAGAGATCATCTCATACTTAATGGATACCTTGAATAATGATTATGAAATATCAAACAACCTATCCAGCCTTTATGATTACATGAACCGCCGTTTAACGGAAGCAAACATGAAAAAGGATAAAGCTATTCTAGAAGAAGTACTGGGTTTGATAGAAGAACTTAGGGACACCTGGGGAGAAGCACTAAAAGTAACCGCAGGAAGGAAATAG
- a CDS encoding transposase, whose protein sequence is MPRIARKRSSSGIYHVVLRGINRQRIFEDDQDNQKYLKTIKRYKKTSGYEVYAYCLMSNHIHLLMKEGKEDLGITFRRIGASYVYWYNWKYSRRGHLFQDRYKSEVVETDSYFLTVMRYIHQNPTKAGIVKEIQAYPWSSYGEYTKKAEICDTRFALSLFTANPKDALSLWKKFNQESSDDNCLEYDDRTRLNDLEAAELIQNITGVKSPSEIQNFEKYKKNNVIKKLKRKGLSIRQIERLTGVSFGVIRGI, encoded by the coding sequence ATGCCAAGAATAGCTAGAAAGAGAAGCAGCTCAGGAATTTATCATGTGGTTTTACGTGGGATCAACAGACAACGGATCTTTGAAGATGATCAAGACAATCAAAAATATCTTAAGACAATTAAGAGGTATAAAAAAACCAGTGGATATGAAGTATATGCATATTGTTTAATGAGCAATCACATACATTTACTGATGAAAGAAGGGAAAGAAGATTTAGGGATTACCTTTCGCAGAATTGGTGCAAGTTATGTTTACTGGTACAATTGGAAATACAGTCGGAGGGGCCATTTATTTCAAGACCGGTATAAAAGTGAAGTAGTTGAGACAGATAGCTATTTTCTGACTGTAATGAGATATATTCATCAAAATCCAACTAAAGCTGGGATTGTAAAAGAGATTCAGGCCTATCCCTGGAGCAGTTATGGAGAATATACAAAAAAAGCAGAGATATGCGATACCCGGTTTGCCCTTAGTTTGTTTACGGCAAATCCGAAAGATGCATTATCTTTATGGAAAAAATTCAATCAGGAAAGTAGCGATGATAACTGCTTAGAATATGATGACAGAACGAGATTGAATGATTTAGAAGCAGCTGAACTGATCCAAAACATTACCGGGGTGAAAAGTCCCAGCGAAATTCAAAACTTTGAAAAGTATAAGAAGAATAATGTGATTAAGAAACTTAAGCGTAAAGGATTATCGATAAGACAAATCGAAAGACTAACGGGAGTTAGTTTTGGAGTCATAAGGGGTATATGA
- a CDS encoding nucleotidyltransferase domain-containing protein gives MGRNSCMQPRQILYRLKNSADVKLLERCKKIIQEIIPESQVILYGSRARGEASPTSDYDILILTNTPITWRTERNIIERLYDLELETGQILNTQLYSLKTWNSPIYNVMPFRKNVEKDGILI, from the coding sequence ATGGGGAGGAATTCCTGCATGCAACCAAGGCAGATTTTATACCGACTCAAAAATTCAGCCGATGTTAAATTATTAGAGCGCTGTAAAAAAATCATACAAGAAATAATTCCGGAATCCCAAGTAATCCTTTATGGATCAAGAGCTCGCGGTGAAGCTAGTCCAACATCTGATTACGACATTCTTATTCTTACTAACACCCCTATCACTTGGCGGACGGAACGGAATATAATTGAACGCCTTTATGATCTAGAACTAGAAACTGGCCAGATTTTGAACACACAGTTATACTCCCTTAAAACCTGGAACTCACCAATCTATAATGTTATGCCCTTTAGAAAAAATGTTGAAAAGGACGGTATACTTATATGA
- a CDS encoding flagellar protein FlaG codes for MVRTVKIQGTEPSGSTQFRKSPQGSPAKQNFQEKVKNINNVDSEQKGNITEEQLKQAVDQLNSSMRNYNTELRFKMDQESREMQVSVINSETDEVLRKIPPDQILNIVAHVKEMLGLIVNEIV; via the coding sequence GTGGTACGGACAGTGAAGATCCAAGGAACAGAGCCTTCAGGATCAACGCAATTCAGAAAGTCACCACAAGGCTCGCCAGCTAAACAGAATTTTCAAGAGAAGGTCAAAAACATAAACAATGTTGACAGCGAACAAAAAGGTAATATTACTGAAGAACAGCTGAAACAGGCAGTTGACCAGCTAAACAGCTCCATGAGAAATTACAACACTGAACTTCGTTTTAAAATGGATCAGGAAAGCCGGGAAATGCAAGTATCGGTTATCAATTCTGAAACAGATGAGGTACTGAGAAAGATTCCGCCTGACCAAATACTAAATATTGTAGCACACGTTAAGGAAATGCTAGGTTTGATCGTTAATGAAATAGTATAA
- a CDS encoding nitrite reductase translates to MGIACFKQKNGLEALVVVGNCGVVTPEQFSGLAAHVKELEIAALKLTTRQTLVLVLPLEKREQACYIVEELGLKVGTYGGVVRNVKACCGDDDLCTWSRGNALQLGTALQESCWGSPVPKDFKISVAGCSRGCTDPLCADFGAVATAPDSFDIYIGGRGATLRPTHASLLARDITASGVAELVQVVLDRYSELAEPKERFVSLVQRLGTQPFHPGEDWVRQHRCETKPAQDFLDFLKES, encoded by the coding sequence GTGGGCATTGCATGTTTCAAACAGAAAAATGGGCTGGAGGCCCTGGTTGTTGTGGGAAATTGTGGTGTTGTAACGCCGGAACAGTTTTCAGGCCTGGCCGCCCATGTGAAGGAATTGGAAATTGCAGCGCTAAAACTTACCACACGTCAAACCTTGGTGTTGGTGCTGCCATTGGAGAAGAGGGAACAGGCCTGTTACATAGTCGAAGAACTGGGGCTAAAAGTGGGAACCTATGGGGGTGTGGTGCGTAATGTGAAAGCATGCTGCGGTGATGATGATCTATGTACATGGTCCCGGGGCAATGCCCTGCAGCTGGGGACGGCCCTCCAGGAAAGTTGCTGGGGATCCCCGGTGCCTAAGGACTTTAAAATAAGTGTGGCGGGATGCTCTCGGGGTTGCACTGACCCTCTGTGTGCTGATTTTGGTGCGGTGGCCACGGCACCGGATAGTTTTGATATTTACATAGGTGGACGTGGGGCAACGCTGCGGCCCACCCACGCTAGCCTGTTAGCCAGGGACATTACTGCCTCCGGCGTAGCCGAACTGGTGCAGGTTGTACTGGACCGGTACTCAGAATTGGCTGAACCCAAGGAGCGCTTTGTATCACTGGTGCAGCGGCTGGGCACCCAGCCCTTTCATCCTGGAGAGGATTGGGTTCGGCAACACCGCTGTGAAACTAAGCCGGCTCAGGATTTTCTCGACTTTTTAAAAGAATCTTAG
- a CDS encoding flagellar hook protein: MSTNMRIGGLASGMDIDSIMEDLMKAYRMPVQKLEQDKQILEWQQEGYREINTKLLSFRDTAFDMRLHSTYLTNKASSSDDTAVSVSANNSALEGSHTVDITSLAQSASITSGKIGSGDDNTLSSQLGITGAKNIQINDVVFNIDTDSESIYNLVKEINSHEFTGISLNTTDKASDSQEQIQELKLVDDALTEGLTITIGDKKVALYDSSLGNFTSDSEAKTAFDADKVYDISSTDYSTGTKIITAITDNISVSDATLSEDGAGTLTITSDNTGTESAVSASLSGGKEWQVRASYDETVDRFYLSTSKTGADQSITVVDDVLAQELKITDNNEDANTATGTSHTDAQTQDGQNANVSIDGVNYTEYASNQFTLNNVHYSLLKGANSSATVTVSKDTDAVFDSIVKFIDEYNKVIEPITDKLHETKYRDYKPLTDTQREQLTDDQIDQWIEKAQSGLLRNDPILSSVQSKMRMTMSTSVPTGNSDYDRMADIGIATTKDYMSGKLVVDEAKLRQAIENDPEAVMELFAHAPDSEDYNDMGIARRLYEDVNNAMKRISDKAGSKNDYSLVDDSFIGKRIDRIEDQIDRKEERLTQVENRYWRQFTAMEKAIQQMNQQSAWLSQQFGSGGMG; this comes from the coding sequence ATGTCCACTAATATGAGAATAGGTGGCCTAGCCTCCGGTATGGATATAGATTCGATAATGGAAGATTTAATGAAGGCGTATCGCATGCCGGTGCAAAAGCTTGAACAGGATAAGCAAATACTGGAATGGCAGCAGGAAGGTTACCGGGAAATAAATACAAAATTGCTCAGTTTCAGAGATACTGCTTTTGATATGAGGTTGCACTCAACTTATTTAACCAATAAGGCCTCTTCTTCCGACGATACTGCGGTTAGTGTATCAGCTAACAATTCTGCTCTTGAAGGTTCACATACAGTGGACATAACCAGTTTGGCACAGAGCGCGTCAATCACAAGCGGTAAAATTGGTTCCGGAGATGATAACACATTAAGCTCTCAGCTTGGTATTACTGGTGCCAAAAACATTCAGATCAATGATGTAGTCTTTAATATAGACACTGATTCTGAGTCTATTTATAACTTGGTAAAGGAAATTAACAGCCACGAATTTACCGGTATTTCCTTAAATACAACTGATAAGGCCAGTGATTCACAAGAACAAATACAGGAACTAAAACTAGTAGATGATGCTTTAACTGAAGGCCTAACAATAACAATCGGAGATAAAAAAGTAGCATTATATGATAGCAGCTTGGGAAATTTTACGTCTGACAGTGAAGCTAAAACTGCGTTTGATGCTGATAAGGTTTACGATATAAGTAGCACTGATTACAGTACCGGAACTAAAATAATAACGGCCATAACAGATAATATATCTGTTTCCGACGCTACATTAAGTGAGGATGGGGCCGGCACATTAACAATAACTTCAGATAATACAGGAACCGAAAGCGCTGTTTCGGCTTCCTTATCAGGAGGCAAAGAATGGCAAGTCAGAGCTTCGTATGATGAAACGGTTGACCGTTTTTACCTATCAACAAGTAAAACAGGAGCAGACCAAAGCATAACAGTTGTTGATGATGTCCTAGCACAAGAATTGAAAATAACAGATAATAATGAAGATGCAAATACAGCAACCGGAACCAGCCATACTGATGCTCAAACCCAGGATGGCCAAAATGCAAACGTTTCAATTGACGGTGTCAATTACACAGAGTACGCTTCAAACCAATTCACCCTTAACAATGTGCACTATAGTCTACTTAAGGGAGCTAACTCAAGCGCAACCGTAACAGTATCAAAAGACACCGACGCCGTTTTCGATTCCATCGTAAAATTCATTGACGAATACAATAAAGTAATCGAACCTATTACTGATAAACTCCATGAAACTAAGTACCGGGATTATAAACCTCTTACCGATACACAGAGAGAGCAGTTGACCGATGACCAGATTGATCAATGGATAGAAAAGGCTCAGAGCGGCCTTTTGCGCAACGATCCCATTTTGTCAAGTGTGCAATCAAAAATGCGCATGACCATGTCCACTTCTGTACCGACCGGTAACAGTGATTACGACCGGATGGCTGACATAGGAATAGCTACTACCAAGGATTACATGTCGGGTAAGCTGGTTGTAGATGAGGCAAAGTTACGACAAGCCATAGAAAACGACCCCGAAGCAGTCATGGAATTGTTTGCCCACGCCCCTGATTCGGAAGACTATAATGATATGGGGATTGCCAGGCGGCTTTATGAAGATGTTAATAACGCTATGAAAAGGATATCCGACAAAGCCGGCAGCAAAAATGATTATTCCTTGGTGGACGATAGTTTCATCGGTAAGAGAATTGACCGTATCGAAGATCAAATCGATCGCAAAGAAGAGCGGTTAACTCAGGTCGAAAATCGCTACTGGCGGCAGTTTACCGCCATGGAAAAGGCTATTCAGCAAATGAACCAGCAGAGCGCGTGGCTTTCTCAACAGTTTGGAAGCGGTGGAATGGGTTAA
- a CDS encoding HEPN domain-containing protein has protein sequence MKPEQKSLIDYRRYRSEDCLKEAELLIQHNHFNAAVNRLYYACFYIVSALLLSEDMYSAKHSGIISLFNRHWVRHQRVDKSLGRFYKEIFSYRQKGDYDDLVYFEREQAELLYQEATAFVNILKSKLP, from the coding sequence ATGAAACCAGAGCAGAAATCCCTAATTGATTATCGCCGGTATCGGTCAGAAGATTGTCTTAAGGAAGCTGAACTTTTGATACAACATAACCATTTTAATGCTGCCGTTAACCGTCTATATTATGCCTGCTTCTATATCGTTTCCGCCCTTCTTCTTTCTGAAGATATGTATTCAGCAAAACACAGTGGAATCATCTCCTTATTTAACCGACACTGGGTAAGACATCAGAGAGTAGATAAATCATTAGGCAGATTTTATAAAGAAATATTTAGCTACAGACAAAAAGGCGATTACGACGATTTAGTCTATTTTGAACGAGAGCAGGCCGAACTCTTGTATCAAGAAGCAACAGCTTTTGTGAATATTTTAAAATCTAAGCTGCCATGA
- a CDS encoding putative motility protein, with translation MLFTTVQRKHCKQGVTLMDIAAQSVLKNQAQLKTDVSTSLMKKVMDTAEQNGSLVNRMLDKVDQGQTMAQFQHVGNNVNIKV, from the coding sequence ATGCTTTTCACCACAGTACAAAGAAAACACTGTAAACAGGGGGTGACACTAATGGACATAGCGGCGCAGTCAGTGCTAAAGAACCAAGCCCAGCTAAAAACGGATGTGAGTACATCACTGATGAAAAAGGTTATGGACACGGCAGAGCAAAACGGCAGCCTGGTGAATCGGATGCTGGACAAGGTAGACCAAGGGCAAACAATGGCCCAGTTTCAGCATGTAGGAAATAATGTAAATATTAAAGTCTGA